A window of Cellulomonas wangleii genomic DNA:
GAGGACCTCGAGACGCGTCTGGACGCCCTGGTGCTGCGCGCCGGGTTCGCCCGCACGATCCTGCAGGCGCGCCAGACGGTCACGCACCGTCACGTGCTCGTCGACGGCAAGATCGTGGACCGCCCGTCGTTCCGCGTGAAGGAGGGCCAGACCCTCCAGATCAAGCCGAAGTCGCAGGCCACCGTGCCGTTCCAGGTCGCCGCCGCCGGCGCCCACCGCGACGTGCTGCCGGCCGTGCCGGGCTACCTCGAGGTCCAGCTCGAGAAGCTCAGCGCCACGCTGGTGCGCCGCCCCAAGCGCGCCGAGGTCCCCGTGACCTGCGAGGTCCAGCTGGTCGTCGAGTACTACGCCCGCTGACCCGTTCCCCACGGACGCCCCGCCGCGCACCTGTGCCGGCGGGGCGTCCGCGCGTCCGGACGACGCACGCACGCGCCGCGCGTGGTGCGGGAGCAGCGCGCGGGTAGGGTGACGTGGTCCGGACCCGGACGAGGAACCAGGCGTGAGGAGTGTCGGACATGGTGTCGATCGGTGACGTCGCGGGGCTCATCGCCGCGATCGCGTTCGTGGCTCTGGTCGGGTTCATCGCGCGCCCCCTGCTGCGGCTCGCCGACGTGCTGGACGAGACCCGCACCTCCGTCAAGGAGATCACCGACCACGCGCTGCCGGTGCTGGACGAGACGGCACGCGTCGTCGCGTCCTCCGCGACGCAGATCGACAAGGTCGACACCGTCACCACCGCCGCGGCCCAGGTCGGGGAGAACGTCTCCGCCCTGACGTCGCTGGTCACGGCGACCGTCGGAGCCCCGCTGCTCAAGGTCGCCGCCTTCTCGTACGGCGTGCGCCGGGCCCTGGCCGGGCTGCGTGCCGGCGGTGGCGTGCGATGAGGCGCCTGTTCTGGGTCGGCGTGGGCGTGGCCCTCACGGTCGTGGTCGTGCGGCAGGGCCGCCGGCTGGTGACGCACTACGCGCCCGCGGGCTCCACCGAGGCCGTCGCCGGCGCCGTGCGGGTGGGCCAGGCGCTGCGCGCCGCGCGCGAGGACTTCCGCAGCGGGGTCGCCGAGCGCGAGGCGGAGCTCCTCGAGGCGCTCGTCGGCGACGTCGACGTCGACACCGTGCGGTCCAACGCCCCGCGGCACCGCGCCGAGCTGCGCGAGGCGTTCGGCCGACCGGCCGCGGGGGGCCTGGCCGCCGACCTGAGCGCCCGGGGGTGGGCCGACGAACCCACCACGGACCCCGACGACGACGAGCGCGCCCCGTTCTTCTGAGCGTGAGCCCGCACCACCCGGGCCGTACCCGGCCCACCCGAACCGTCCGCCGCCCCCCGGCGGCGGACCGCACCTGACGAGGACGACATGCGCACCGCCGAGATCCGCCAGCGCTGGCTCGACTACTTCGCGAGCAAGGACCACGCCATCGTGCCGTCCGTGCCGCTCATCTCCCCGGATCCGTCGATCCTCTTCACGATCGCCGGCATGGTGCCGTTCATCCCGTACATCCTCGGCACGCAGGACGCGCCCTGGCCCCGGGTGGCGAGCGTGCAGAAGTGCATCCGCACGAACGACATCGAGAACGTCGGCCGCACCACGCGGCACGGCACGTACTTCCAGATGATGGGGAACTTCTCGTTCGGCGACTACTTCAAGACCGGTGCCATCGAGCTGGCCTGGGAGTTCCTCACCGGGGCGCAGGAGTCCGGCGGGCTCGGGCTCGACGGTGACCGGCTCTGGGTGACGATCTGGAACGAGGACGCCGAGTCCGCGGACGCGCTCGTGCGCGTCGGCGTCGACCCGCGTCACATCGTGCGGCTCACGCGCGAGGAGATCTTCTGGGACACGGGCCAGCCCGGCCCCGCGGGCCCGTGCGCGGAGTGGCACTACGACCGCGGACCGGAGTTCGGCCCCGAGGCGGAGGGCGGCACGGTCGACCCCGGTGGCGACCGGTACCTCGAGATCTGGAACCTGGTCTTCGACCAGTTCGTGCGCGGCGAAGGGCGGGGGAAGAGCTACCCGCTGCTGGGTGAGCTCGAGCGCAAGGCGATCGACACGGGTGCGGGGCTCGAGCGCATCGCGTACCTGCTGCAGGGCAAGAACAACCTGTACGAGATCGACGAGGTCTTCCCCGTCATCGAGCGTGCCGCCGAGCTGACCGGCCGCCGCTACGGCGCGGGCGGCGAGGACGACGTGCGGCTGCGGGTGATCGGTGACCACGTGCGCTCGTCGCTCATGCTCATCGGGGACGGCGTCTCGCCGTCCAACGAGGGACGCGGCTACGTGCTGCGCCGGCTCGTGCGCCGCACGGTGCGCTCGATGCGCCTGCTGGGCGTCGAGGAGGCCGCGCTGCCCGAGCTGCTGCCGATCAGCCGCGACCTGATGAGCGCGTCGTACCCGGAGGTCGCGCGGGACTTCGACCGGATCTCGCAGGTGGCGTACGGCGAGGAGGACGCGTTCCTGCGCACGCTGACGGCCGGCACGACGATCTTCGAGGGCGCCGTCACGAAGGCGAAGGCGTCCGGCCGTCAGGACGGGGTCGTCCTGACCGGCGAGCAGGCGTTCGCGCTGCACGACACCTACGGCTTCCCGATCGACCTCACGCTCGAGATGGCGGCCGAGCACGGCGTCAGCGTCGACGAGCAGGCCT
This region includes:
- a CDS encoding DUF948 domain-containing protein, with the protein product MSIGDVAGLIAAIAFVALVGFIARPLLRLADVLDETRTSVKEITDHALPVLDETARVVASSATQIDKVDTVTTAAAQVGENVSALTSLVTATVGAPLLKVAAFSYGVRRALAGLRAGGGVR
- the rpsD gene encoding 30S ribosomal protein S4, with product MSNVTRSRRQVRLSRALGLALTPKAVKHFEKRPYPPGEHGRARRRTESDYAVRLREKQRLRAQYALREKQLAKAYENARKAPGLTGEALVEDLETRLDALVLRAGFARTILQARQTVTHRHVLVDGKIVDRPSFRVKEGQTLQIKPKSQATVPFQVAAAGAHRDVLPAVPGYLEVQLEKLSATLVRRPKRAEVPVTCEVQLVVEYYAR